GCTCGTGGGGTCGGCGCAACTCCGCGAGGACGGCGCATTGTTGCAGCACGGCTCGATCCTCCTCGCCGACGACCAACCGATGATCGCCCGGCTGCGCGTGCCCGTCGCCACGCGCGACGGGACGACGAGTCGCGAGACCGCGCGCCCGCTGGCGGCGGCCGCGACCCTGGAGCAGACGCTCGGTCACGCCGTCGAGGCCGCCGCGGTCGAAGCAGCAGTCGCCGCCGCACTCACCGCGCGTGTGCCGGCAGACCCGCTCGACCCGGCCTTACTTCAGGCCGACCTCGCGCGTCTAGTGATTGCGTTCGCCGCCCAGGAGTGGACCTGGCGGCGGTGACGCCGTCCCCCCTGAGCCCCGATTCCGATGCGCCGATCCCCGCGTCCGCTGCTGCTCTTGGCCCCGTTGCTCCTGGCCCTCGCATGCGACGGCCTCGGTGGTGCCACCGGTGGCGGCACCGTCATCATCACCTCCGCCGCCGACGCGGACGCCCTCGTCCCGCCGCTCCGCGTCTCGATCGGCGGCCGGATGATGAGCGAGCTCCTCTACGATCCGCTCGTCGAGATCGGGGCCGACCGCGTGCCCTTCGGCGACGCCGGCTTCCAGCCGCGCCTCGCCCGGAGCTGGCGCTGGAGCGACGACTCGCTCGTGATCGTCTTCACGCTCGACCCGAAGGCGCGGTGGCACGACGGCCGTCCGGTCGTCGCGACGGACGTCGTCGCCGGCCTCGCCGCCATCCGTGACCCGGCCAACGGTTCCACGACCATGGCCGACATCCCTGACATCGACTCGGTGCACGTGATCGACGAGCGGACGGCCGCCGTGCACTTCAACGCGCGCTCCTCCGAGCAGATGTACGCGGCGTCGCTGGTCTTCCCGCTCCCGTCGCACCTGGTCGACACCATCCCGGCCGGCACGCTCCCGACCAGCGCGTACGCCCAGCAGCCCGTGGGCTCGGGCCCGTATCGCTTCGTCTCGCGCGAGCCGACGGTCCGCACCGAACTCGCGGCGGTCGAGGACCACTACCGCGGACGTCCCGGACCCGATCGCATCGTCCTCCTCGTGTCGAAGGAGCCGGCGACGGCGATCGCGAAGCTGTGGACGGAGGAGGCGGACGTGTACGATGTGCTCCCGCCCCCCGACGTCGCCGAGGCGGCGAAGCATCCGCACGTGCGGCTCGTCCGCTCGCTCGGATTCGACTACACGTTCATGGGATTCAACTTCCGCGATCCGCGCGACACGTCGCGCGCGCATCCGCTCCTCGCCGACACGCCGATGCGCCGGGCGATCGTCCACGCGATCGACCGCCAGGACGTGGTGCGGGCGCTCTTCGACACGCTCGGCGCGCAGGCCCTCGGCCCGTTCGCGCGGATCCAGGCGACCGCGGACACGACGGTCCCCCAGCCCTCCTTCGACACCGCGCGCGCGAACGCACTCCTCGACTCCCTCGGCTGGAGGACGCGGGGTGCCGACGGCATCCGCATGCGCGACGGCCGTCGACTCGCGCTGCGCGTGCTGGTGCCAGGCCCGAGCGCCAATCGCGTCCGGGCCTCGGTGGTCCTCCAGGAGCAGTTGCGTCGCGTCGGCATCGACGCACCGCTCGACAAGGTCGATGGCCAGGCGTTCGGCGCCGCGCGCGATGCCGGCAGCTGGGACCTGCTCCTCGGCGGCTGGGGCACCACGCCCAGCATGCGTGGCATCCGGGGGACGTGGGGGAGCCGGAGCCACCCCGGCTGGGGGCGCCTGAACGCCGGCAACTACTCCAACGTCGACTTCGACCGCGAGGTCGAGGCCGGCCTCGCGGCGATCACCGCCGACAGCGCGCGCGCACACTTCCGCGCGGCGTTCCGCGTGATCGCCGAGGACGTGCCCGCGACGTGGCTCTACGAGGTGACGCCCGTGAGCGCGGTGCACGCCCGCTTCGAGGTCCCGTCGTGGCGGCCCGAGGCGTGGTGGCGCACGATCCCCCTCTGGCGCCTCGACCGCTCCCGCGCGCTGCTGCGCGACGCGCGCCCCGCCGCGCAGTAGTCGCGTCGTGCGCGCGGCACTCCTCTCGCGCATCGGCCAGGCGGCGCTCGTCGTCCTCCTGGTCGTCGCGACCTGCTTCACGCTCATCCGCCTCGCGCCGGGCGATCCGTTCTTCCGCGCCCTCGACGAGGCCACCGTCACGCCGGAGCAGCGCGCCGAGCAGCGCGCGCGCTTCGGGTACGACCGTCCGGTCGTCGAGCAGTTCGTGCGCTATGCGACGAACATCGTGCGCGGCGAGTTCGGCTGGTCGCACTCGCGCGGCGAGCCCGTCTCGCGCGCGCTCGTGAAGGCGATCCCCAACTCGATGCTCCTCGCCGGCACGGCCCTCGTCCTCGCGTTCACCGCGGGGATCGCCATCGGGGCGTGGCAGGGCTGGCGGCACGGCACCCTCCTCGCGCGGGCGAGCGATGCCTTGGGCCTCGTGCTCGTCTCCATCCCCGACTTCGTGCTCGCGGTCCTGGCGGTCATGGGACCGGCGCTCGCCTGGCGGCTCTTCCCCGTCGGCGGGATGCGCACCGAGTTCGGCCCCGGCGGCGTCGAGGGTGTCGTCGACCTCCTGCACCACCTCGTACTGCCCGCCCTCACGCTCGCCATCCCCATCGGCGCGGTCGCGGCGCGATTGCAGCGCGCGGCGATGCTCGGCGTGCGCGACGCCGACTTCGTGCGCGCCGCCCGCGCGCGCGGCGCCACCGAGACGCGCATCGTCACGCACCACGCGCTGCGCAACGCACTCGTGCCCGTGCTCGCCTACGCAGGCGTGCAGGTCTCGGCGCTCATGGGCGGCGTCGTCATCATCGAGCAGGTGTTCGACTGGCCCGGGATGGGGCGACTGATGCTCGCCGCCGTGCAGGCGCGCGACTACCCGCTAGTTGCCGGGGCGGTCCTCGTGAGCAGTCTTGGCACCGTGCTCGGGACCATGGCCGCCGACGTCGCACTGCTCTGGGCCGATCCGCGGCAGCGGAGCATCGCCTGATGAGCCGGCGCGCCCGACTCGCCGTGCTCGTCCTCGTCACGCTCGCGGCCGCGGCCGTCGCGGCGCCCTGGCTCGCGCCGGCGGACCCGCGCACACAGCACGACCTCGCGCTGATCTGGCGACCGCCGAGCGACGCCTTCCCGCTGGGGACCGATTCCGCCGCACGCGACGTGCTCAGCCGCCTGCTGCACGGGAGTCGCGTCACGCTCGGTGTCGCCGGGCTCGCCGTCCTCGTCTCGCTCACGCTCGGGACGCTCGTCGGCACCGGCGCGGCGGTGCTGCGCGGGACCGCCGATGCGTTGCTCATGCGGTTCACCGACGCGATGCTCGCCTTCCCGCGACTCCTGCTCCTCATCCTCGTCGTCGCCGGCATCGGGGACCCGGGCAACGCGATGCTGGCGGTGCTCATCGGCGCGACGGGGTGGATGACGACCAGCC
This window of the Gemmatimonadota bacterium genome carries:
- a CDS encoding peptide ABC transporter substrate-binding protein yields the protein MRRSPRPLLLLAPLLLALACDGLGGATGGGTVIITSAADADALVPPLRVSIGGRMMSELLYDPLVEIGADRVPFGDAGFQPRLARSWRWSDDSLVIVFTLDPKARWHDGRPVVATDVVAGLAAIRDPANGSTTMADIPDIDSVHVIDERTAAVHFNARSSEQMYAASLVFPLPSHLVDTIPAGTLPTSAYAQQPVGSGPYRFVSREPTVRTELAAVEDHYRGRPGPDRIVLLVSKEPATAIAKLWTEEADVYDVLPPPDVAEAAKHPHVRLVRSLGFDYTFMGFNFRDPRDTSRAHPLLADTPMRRAIVHAIDRQDVVRALFDTLGAQALGPFARIQATADTTVPQPSFDTARANALLDSLGWRTRGADGIRMRDGRRLALRVLVPGPSANRVRASVVLQEQLRRVGIDAPLDKVDGQAFGAARDAGSWDLLLGGWGTTPSMRGIRGTWGSRSHPGWGRLNAGNYSNVDFDREVEAGLAAITADSARAHFRAAFRVIAEDVPATWLYEVTPVSAVHARFEVPSWRPEAWWRTIPLWRLDRSRALLRDARPAAQ
- a CDS encoding ABC transporter permease, translating into MRAALLSRIGQAALVVLLVVATCFTLIRLAPGDPFFRALDEATVTPEQRAEQRARFGYDRPVVEQFVRYATNIVRGEFGWSHSRGEPVSRALVKAIPNSMLLAGTALVLAFTAGIAIGAWQGWRHGTLLARASDALGLVLVSIPDFVLAVLAVMGPALAWRLFPVGGMRTEFGPGGVEGVVDLLHHLVLPALTLAIPIGAVAARLQRAAMLGVRDADFVRAARARGATETRIVTHHALRNALVPVLAYAGVQVSALMGGVVIIEQVFDWPGMGRLMLAAVQARDYPLVAGAVLVSSLGTVLGTMAADVALLWADPRQRSIA
- a CDS encoding ABC transporter permease; amino-acid sequence: MSRRARLAVLVLVTLAAAAVAAPWLAPADPRTQHDLALIWRPPSDAFPLGTDSAARDVLSRLLHGSRVTLGVAGLAVLVSLTLGTLVGTGAAVLRGTADALLMRFTDAMLAFPRLLLLILVVAGIGDPGNAMLAVLIGATGWMTTSRLVRQETRRILATDYVTGARALGVPRRRLLARHVLPALAPTLAAAAVLSFASAVPLETGLSFLGLGVQAPNPSWGNIIADADSRPLAHWWLVLFPTLAIAATVIAANVIAESVARAARDAAAPRRDEDDA